The following is a genomic window from Bacillus sp. FJAT-52991.
TCGGTCTATGTCATGTGTGACATATGCTGCTTTGCCCAAATAAGTATATGGTTGAGCTTTTTTAGTTTTAGGATTGATCCCTTCAGTACGTAGAAAAATATAAATATTTTGTGTTAAGTGATTGTGATTAATAAAATCTAAAATTTGAGAACTTTTTAAAGTTTGACGAAGCTGTGACTGCCATGTCAGAATTCCATCCTCAGTGATTTCTTCTTCAAAAGTATGATCTCCTTGTTTTTGTCCCAAGGTTATAAAGAAAACATAGTCTTTCTCTCTATTAGAAATTTTTATAATTCCCTGAATCCCCCATGTGCCAGTGCGGGGGATAAAGTTACTGTCCGGATCAAACAAATCATGTACATCTTTTCTATGGTATGTTTCGTATAGTCTAAGACCTCTAACCACTTGACTTACCTCCTGAAACCTCTTTCTTTGCTCTCCCTTGCCTAAATAGGCCTATATACTTAGTATAACAAATTATCTTCGATTTTTATGTCGTTATTTGACGAAGAGATAATATAGAGTTTTAAAAGGCTGTGTAGGATAATATTAGGAAGTTGCTTTATTTTTTACATAGCGGGGTATTTGTTTGTTGTACCCGTTATTAGTCCTATTATCCCATTATATATTATTTATTAAATAGAAAAATCTACATACTTAAAATCACTAGTAAGATTAGGAGTTGAGAACATGAAAAAGAAAGTTGCTATATTAATGCCTATTTTGACTTTTAGTATTGCTACATCATCTTTAGCGCATCCTGGAAATACTGACGGTAATGGAGGGCATTACTGCCGCACAAATTGTGCGAAGTGGGGCCTTGCAGACGGGGAATACCACTATCACAACGGAGGCGGTGGAAGCAGTAATGATAGTTCAAGTAATGGTGGAGGTTCCTCCTCTTCCCCATCTAATGAGCCATCCCCAGCTGAAATTGCAGCACAAAAAGAAGCTACAGACCGTGCTAATGGAGAAAAAGAAGGTTATGATTCTGGTTATGCAGATGGATATGCAGCCGCTTCCAAGAGCGCTCAAGGATCTGGAACTGACTCATACAATGAAGGTTATAAAACCGAATATGAGAAAGGCTATACAGAAGGTGAGGAAAAGCTCAAAGCTGAGAAAATAACTGCACAAAAAGAAGGATCTGCACTTGGTCAGAAAACAGATACACTTTCTGTTCCAGATAAATACATAGAGAACGCTGCTTTAAAAGATGCGTTCACCGCTGCCTTTAATAAAGCCGTGAAAGACCGCGATGAAGTAGCTATCGCAAAGTACACTGATATGGGCTACGAGGATGGACTACAAGACATGCGACAAACCTTGGATAATATGAAAGAAAGTTATCACCAAGCATATGAAGATGGTTTTAAAAAAGGTTTAGCAGAATTTAAAAATAAATATGTCCAGCAAGGATATAACGCAGCTTTTACCACTCTCAAATATCAAGCTCCAAACATTGATGATGAAAAATACATTGCGTGGTATAAAGAAGGATTCGAGTCGAATAAAGAGGTTCTAAAGATTCAAGAAGCTGCTTTTGAACTTGGGAACAGTGGAGAAGAATACGCACTTCCTGAAAAGTATGAGCACGCTGAAGTTGTTTTTAAGCACTATTATGATAAAGGGCTCGAACAACACGAAAAAGAAAGTGCTCAAGCTGCTGCTGGGCTAGGGTTCATTGGACTTGCTTGGTTTGCTCGACGCTTTTATGTAGCTAAAAAATCAATCGGCTAAGGAAAGGAAGTAAATTATGGGGATTTATCGTTCAATTTGTTATAAAGTTGAAGATGTCTTTATCAAACTACTCACAAAGGGACAAGATCCTGTTGCTGTAAAACAAAAGGTAACGGAGTTTCGCACTCAAAAAGAAGCTCTTAAACTAGAGAAAAAGAAAGAAGCTCAAGCACAATCAGAAGAAAGGAAGAAAATCCAGGAAGCTAAAAGGGCAGAGAAAGAACGCTTGGCAAAAGAGAAAGCTGAGCAGGAACATCAAGCAACCCTCGCTCTCCTTTCAAACTTTGTAGCTGAAGAAATCCATACATATACTGATTATGAATATCGTGCCGTCAGCAAGAATCCAACATTTTTTAAATCGGTAAAAGATCGGGTTTTTGAGGCGAATGAGCAAGGAATTACATTTCTCGAATGTGAATATGACAAGACTAAAACAAAGGAATACCCCGGCTATTTATTTGTGACAAACAAACGTGTATGGTTTGTAGCAAAAAATATGACGATGATTGATAAGTTTAGATATCAGACAATATATGACGTAAAGTGGTTTAAAGATGGACTAATGGAAAAAGGACTTTACATTCAATACGGTAAACGTCGACTTGAGTTTGATGAAATATTTGATAAAGATCAAATGCAACGTGTTGCTAATCTAATTCTCAACCTTTCATCCTCATAACCTTAAAAATAAAATACAAAAGAATAGGAAGTGAAATTCATGTTTAACAAAAAGTCAAAGTTTTTCAAGCCGCTTGCGGCAACCATTTTATCAGTTTCATTGATTGGTAGCTCATTTACTCCATTCGCTAGTAGCATTGCAAATGAAAATATCGTAGCTGAAGCGGCAGCACCTAAAAATGCAGTGACATCAAAAGTAACTGAAGTAATCGATGGGGATACAATCAAAGTAAACTTCAAGGGCAGAACAGAAACAGTTAGAATGATTCTCGTCGATACGCCTGAAACAAAAGATCCAAAAAAATGCGTTCAACTGTATGGACCTGAAGCATCAAAATTTACTAAAGATAGCCTATTAAACAAAAACGTCAAATTAGAGCTAGGCGCTCAAACTCGTGACAAATATGGCCGTATTCTTGCCTATGTATATCTGAATGACAAAATGTTTAATAAAACATTGTTAGAAAAAGGACTAGCTCGCATTGCTGTTTACCCACCAAACACTCAATATTTGGATGAACTAAAGGCAGCTGAAGCTACTGCTAAAAAGAAAAAAGTCGGCATTTGGTCAAACAAAAACGCAACCAATGGTGGCTGTGCTCCAAAGCCAGCGCCAAAACCGAAACCAGCTCCAAAGCCAAAGCCAACTCCTCCAAAGCCGAAACCACAGCCAAAACCAAAGAAGTTTAAAAACTGCACAGAACTAAGAAAAGTTTATCCAGATGGAGTACCAAAAGGGCACCCTTCCTACGACCCAAAAATGGATAGAGACAAAGACGGCTGGGCTTGTGAAAGATAATCTATTAATTTAAACCCTTCCCCTTTCCTGGGAAAGGGTTTTATTATATTATTAAACAGAACATACGTTCCTAAAACGTTTCTTGAGGTGAAGCCAATGGCCTATTCTACATTACTAGAAGACTATATTTTTTCTTTGTATCAATCTATTCACATTAATGAACCTAATCAGTTAGACCTAAAAGTTATAGCTAGTCGATTAGGAATAAACATCGACTATGTAAATAGTAGCAGCAAAACACTTTATGCTCCACAGGAAGCATTAATCCTTATCGATCGACGATTGACTGTTGAAAAACAATGGCAAGATTTTGGCCACGAGTTGGGCCATTTGTTACGGCACTGTGGTAGCCAACTAACTCTCCCTCCCCCTTTTATTGAAATGCAGGAGTGGCAAGCAAATAACTTTATGTATCACTTTTGTGTGCCAAGTTTTATGTTAGAAAAAATTTCATTTCCTTGGCGCAAAAAAGAAGTGATTGCTGTTATTGCTCATACATTCAACGTAGACACTGAATTTGCTTTAGAACGGTTAGAACGTTGGTTAAGGCAGCGCGAAAGTTTGTATTTTTATCGTCAAATGAACGAAGCTCAGCAAAACGGATTGTAGCTATACATAGGTTGAATGATACACACTCGCACGAAAAGATAGTAATAAAAGGAGTGAATAAGATGGCGAGTATCGAACAACGTGGAGAACGTTCTTTTCGACTTAAAGTAGAATTAGGATATGGTGCAGATGGAAAAAGAATTCGTAGAGCAAAAACGGTAAAAATTGAAGATGACTCTCTCCTAAGAAAAAAGAAAAAGCTAAATGATTTTCTGCAAGCAGAATTATATAAATTTAAAGCTGAAGTTGAATCTGGTGAGTATATAGCACCTGAAAAGACCTTATTTATTGATTTTGCTCATGAATGGGAAGAAAAGAAAGGAAAGAAAACTTTAGGCATTAAAACATTAGAAGAAAGATTAATCCTTTTGAAGAACCATATAAATCCCTATTTCAAAAATCAGAGAATCGATCATGTTAACCCTATGCATATTGTTACTTTTTATGATTTTTTATCAAAGGATGGAGCCAGAAAAGACGGCAAACCAGGTGGGCTTTCTCCAAACACCATCTACGAAATCGATAAAGTATTGCGAAGTATTTTTGGAACTGCGAAAGAGTGGAGAGTAATTAAAGATAATCCAATGGAGGGAGTCAAACGTCCAAAGTTAGCGAAAACAGAAATGGCGTTTCTCGATCAGGAACAAGCCTCTCAGCTCATTATTTGGTTAAATGAGAATCTTGATCCGGTGTGGAAAATGATCTTTCTTACTGCATTAATTGGCGGATTAAGACGGGGCGAAGTTGTTCCTTTAGAGCTCTCGGATATCGTCTGGGAACGCAATGCTCTTTCAATTAATAAAAGTGTAGTTACAATAAGGGGCGAAACGCTACTTAAGGAGACAAAGACGGGGCGTACTGACGAGTTGATTATGCCAACATGGTATATGAACGAACTAAAAAAATATGTTCATGAATGGAAAAAACAAAAAATAATGATTGGCGATAAGTGGGAAGAAAAAGAGAAACAATATTTATTTCACAGTGGAACCGGAAAAAGGTACCATCCACAGACTATATCGCAAAAATGGCGTAAAATTAGAAAGCAGCATGGATTTAATATTCGACTGCACGATCTTCGGCATACGATGGTTACCCTTCTCATTGAAGAAGGTGTAAACATGAGGATCATACAAGAACGGGCCCGACACTCTTCCTCTCGTGTAACCAACGATATTTACGGGCACGTTAGCAAAAGAGCAGCCGAAAGTGCCGCTGATAAATTCGATCGTTTTTCTCCAGAAAACTTATCAAAAACATCATTTGGTACCCAATCGGGACCCAATTAAGGATTCCCTTTAATTCACAACACTTAAAAGCATTGATATACCAACGTTTGTGACCACATTAAAAACGGGGCAAAGGTGATTAAACACACCCTGCCCCGAAGATGAAATGATTTAGTTTTGTTCTTATTATTACTCTAGGAACGTGATTATGTCAAGGTTTTATGTATTCTCTATCTGATTAATTTGGCTTAAAAATATAGATCATATGAAAACAAATTATTTTTAGAAACTATATCAGACAATAAAGCTTTAATTTTGAAAAGGGCAGTCACAGCAATACAGAGCGCAACTACGCTCCTACCTATAACGAGGCAGTTTACTGTGCATCCCTCCTACGTTATGTTATATTGATTTTAATGAATGGGTCACATCATTGGAAACAAACTAGGAAGCTATGCAAGATATGAATGAATCATGTCTTTTTATTTCCAATACAGGTGGTACTATTTTCATTATCTGTATGTACTACTCATAAAAGTAATCTGTTTGTTAATGAGTTTCACTCATTTTCAATATATACAAAAACTTGGAGGTATTACTCATGGGATTGTTTGATATGTTTAAAGGTGACGACACTAAAAATGATAATGGTATGAATCCACACTTTGCTTTTGCCACCTCTTTACTTTACATGATGGGATCAGATGGCGAATTTGACAACGAAGAATTAGGGCAGCTACTCGCAGTTTTAGGTGGTAATAGTAAAGGCGGAACAGTATATATCGGTGGAAACAACAACGACCTAATGGACAAAGCAGTCAAATATATTCGAAAAAATACAATTGATCAATTCTTAAATGAAGCAGCTCCAGTTTTAACAGATGCTCAAAAAATGTGTATCCTTACAAACTTAGTGGATTCATCTCTTGCTGATGGAGAAGCTGAACGCGAAGAACAAGAAATGTTTGGAAAGTTCTTACATGCTTTCGGTATTTCTGAAGAAAGATTCAAACCATTTTTCGAAGTGATCGTTCTTAAAAATGATCGCGCTGTATTTTTGGATCAAAACCATCCAAAAAACAAAGAAGGATTCCAAGTTGAACTTTCAGTAAAATAATAGATTCGTATTTACATAGAAGCCCTTTACTAATCGGGCTTCTATTTTTATCAAAAACATACCCATAACAAAGGCAGAAAAACTAAGTATCAATCACATAAAGGTGGTGGTCCCGAAGTTGAAAGACTTCATTATAGATGATTCTGTGAAATGTTTAATCTGTATGTAGCTGTATACAAGCTCTTCTGATCAGAAGAGCTTGTTTTTTTCGACTCCTTCTCCTGGTGAATCATCCCCCCACCAAGAATAAGCAAGCTGACACATAGAACCATAGCTAACACCACAAAAAACCTCTTTAAATAATCTGTCATATCGATCCGCCTCCTTGCAATCGCGTCTATCCCGCATTAACGGGCTGTAAGATCCCCACCTCAAAATGGTAGGAGAAGCAAAACTATTTAGGTGGGAGATCAACTTCCCGTAAACGCCCGATCCGTTCGGGCCTGCACGATGCAGGTTACAAAGGTGTTGCAACAGGACGTTGCGCTCTTAGCCTTTGTTCTTCTTTTATCAGCGGGGGATGAAGCTCCCCACTGATTGAAGTTTCACTTTATCCTCTGCCTTTCTAGTTGTATGCACGAAAACGTTTTCAATATGACTAAAAAAAGAGGAAGCTACTAAACAATAGCTCCCCATGTTACTTTCCATTGATTGAAGTTTCACTTTATTTTTTTCGAGGCAAATAAAAGGTAAAGGTCGTTCCTTCTCCTAATTGACTTTGCACTTTAATGCTTCCTTGGTGTGCTGTGATTATGTTTTTAGCAATGGAAAGTCCAAGCCCTGTACCTGCTTGACCTCTCGTTCTTGCTTTATCTCCTTTATAAAACCGTTCAAAAACAAATGGCAAGTCCTCTTCACTAATGCCGACACCAGAATCTTGAACATGAACTTCATAGCCGTCCGCTTTTCGTTCCAGCTTTACTTCAACAAAACCGTTTTCTTGTGTATGGCGAATGGCATTATCAATTAAATTCGTCAGCACTTGCTCAATTCGATCTGAATCGATATCGATATAGGTGTCCTCATCAGGAATATTTAATTTCAATTCAATCTGCTTGTCTTTCGCTAAGCCTTGAAATTTATTAGCCACTCTTTTAATAAACGAAGACAGCTCTATTTCTTCTAATTCTAAATTAATATGACCTGCTTCCATTCTGGCTAAATCTAACAGTTCATTGACGAGACGCCCCATTCGAAGCGATTCTTCATGAATAATTTTGGCGATCTCTTTTTTCTCCTCTTCCGTCCCTGCAATATCATCTACAATCGCTTCACTGTAGCCTTGTAACATCGCAATTGGTGTTCTCAATTCATGAGAGACGTTAGCAATGAAGTCTTTTCTTAACTTATCTAATCGCCGCTCTTCTGACATATCGCGAACAACCGCCACCACTCCACGAACAGACTTATCATTGTAAAGCGGGCTCACAATGACGACATAAGAGCGATCTTTTAAGGACAGTTCGCCAATTTGCTCGGTCTCTGTTTCAATGGCCTTTTTCAGCAATTCCGCTAGTAAAGTTGGCATTGTTTCATTCTGATGATCATTTCCCATTTCATAATACCAACTTTGCAAAAAGCGTTCGGCTGGCGGGTTGGTGATTAATATCGTACCATCCCGATTAAAGGTAATAACCCCATCGGCCATACTACTTAAAATACTAGCAAGCTGTTCTTTTTCTTGATTAAGTGCATGAATATTGTAATTTAATTGCTTAGCCATTTGATTAAATGACGTGGCGAGCGCCCCAATTTCATCCGATGTTAAAATCGGAACTTTTGTATCAAACTTTCCTTTTGCTACTTCTGTTGCTGCCTCTCTCATTTTCCTTAAAGGAGCTGTAATTCTTGTAGAAAGGAAAAAGGCAAAAATAGTCGTTAGGACAATTGCAATCCCAGCTGCTAACAAAATCAGCCTCGTTGTTTGTTCGGATGTTTCTTTTATGACTTCAAGGGATTGGTAAATGATAACCGCTCCATTTTCATCATCATTCATATGTAGTGGAACAGCAATAACAATCGAGTTTTCATGTCGATTAGAGTTGCTTCCCCCCTGAATGGGTAGCTCTGTCTGTACTTTTTTATTCTCTGTAAACACTTGAGATAGCACCGGATCATTGACAACTTTCGACTGTTCTAATACGGTGCTCAAGTCATCATCTGGCGAATAATGAAAACGCTCTTTATTTTCCGCTATAATAAGATGGACGGGCTCATCGACTAAATCCCAAGCCACCTGCATACCTGTTTGTTTATCTTCATGATCAGAAATCACCTTTGAAATCTTCACAGCTGTATCTGATAATTCTTTCTCAACTTCTTTTGCATGATAATTCTCAAAGAATTGCAGTTGTAAAATCGTTAAAAAGAATAAAACAAACGATACAAGCAAAAGAATGGTCATCCAAAGCTTTCCTACTACACTTCTCCAAAGTTTCATTCATTCACAACCTCAAATTTATAGCCCACTCCCCAAACAGTGACAATCATTTTCGCAGCTTTCTCAGATACTTTGTTTAACTTTTCACGCAAACGCTTCACATGTGTATCCACCGTCCGTAAATCTCCGAAAAATTCATAATGCCAAACTTCTTTTAATAAATGTTCACGATCAAATACTTTATCTGGCGCTTTCGCTAGAAAATAAAGCAATTCATACTCTTTTGGTGTTAAGTTAACCTCTTCTCCATCAGCTGTTACTCGATGTGCGTCATTGTCAATCGTCAAATGCGGATACACAATTAAGTCTTTTGATTTCGTATCCGTTTGTAAGTAGGTCGTTGGAGAAGATCTTCTTAATAATGCTTTCACACGAAGAACAACTTCTCTTGGGCTAAATGGCTTCACAATATAATCATCCGTCCCCACTTCAAACCCTTGGACGCGATTCGCTTCCTCTCCCTTTGCCGTTAACATAATAACAGGAGTCGCTTTCTTCTCTCTCAGTTCTCTACACACTTCAATACCATCCTTACCGGGCATCATTAAGTCCAGTAAAATACAATCATATTCTTCGTTTAAAGCCATTTCAAGGGCCATTTCCCCATCTTCGGCTTCATCAATCACATAATTTTCTCTTTCTAAATACATTCGCAACAAACGGCGAATTCTCTCCTCATCATCTACGACTAAAATCTTTAATTCATGTTCCAACGTAGCATCCTCCCAATCATATAAAAATAGAGCTTTCTTCTTTATTACTTTCATTATTGACTAATCCTTGTCTTTTTTCAATTTATCAACTATCAGTATAGAAAAAAGCCTCCGCATATAAGCGGAGGTTTGATATTTATGGCGTTGCGTACGAGTGAAGACCCGCTATCACTAAGTTCACCGCTACTAAGTTGAACATAATAATGACAAAACCGATTACCGCAAGCCAAGCTGACTTTTCTCCATGCCAGCCTTTCGATAAACGAAGATGTAAAAAGGCTGCATAAAATAACCAGGTAATAAGTGCCCATACCTCTTTCGGGTCCCATCCCCAAAATCTAGACCAAGCAATTTGCGCCCAGATCATGGCAAAAATCAATCCCCCAAGAGTAAAGACTGGAAAACCAATCAAGACTGCACGATAACTTACTTCGTCCATTAAATCTGAATTTACATTCTTTACGAAAGGCTGTACGAGGGCAGCGATTCGTTTGCGAGTAATCAGACGGATGACAATGTAAATAAGAAGTCCACCTACAAGTGACCAAACAAGAGTGTTTAACTTTTTCGCATTAATAAAACCAGGAACCTCTATTATTGGTTCAAACTTGCCATCTGTTACTAATTGACCTTCGTTTGGACCGATGATCGCCGGCATATAAAATGTTTCCTCCGCCGGATTCCCATCTTTATTAATATAGTCAAATTTCGCTTCATATCCCGCAAGATTAAATGATGTTGTGACAATAACAAAGCCAATCGTTGCGACAAGGCTGTACATCACTACTTCTAGCCAAATCGTTTGCTTACTTCTTTTCGATTGATCAATATTTTTAACTAAATAAATTAATCCTGCAACAAAGCTAATCGCCAAAATCCCTTCCGCTGCGGCAACCGTTGTTACGTGAATATGTAACCAGTCACTTTGAAGCGCTGGAATAAGAGGGCTAATTTCTTTTGGAAACATGCTCGCATACGCAATGACAATCGTCGCAATCGGCAAGGCAAACAACCCTAGCACCGGTAAACGATAGATTAAATAAATGATAATAAATGCTCCAACTAACATCATCGCAAAGAATGTAACAAATTCAAACAAGTTGCTGACAGGTGCATGACCTGAAGCAATCCAACGCGTGATAAAGTAGCCTAGCTGAGCAATAAATCCGATCACTGTCACCGCAAACCCTAACTTGCCCCAGCGATTTTCTTCTTGTTTTTGACCATCTTTCTTTTGACGAACAGCTCCTCCGAATAGAAATGTCGCCACTAAGTATAATATAAATGAAGCATAAAGTAGATTCCCGCTCCATTGAACTAAGTCAGACATCTTCGTTTTCCCTCCCTATTATGACTGTTGTTGATCCTCTAGCATCGGTATTTGGGTTGATCCGATCGCCGCGTCAATTTCTCGTTTGAGCCCATGCCAGTTTTTATTTGTGTGAGCTGCAACGTATACTTCGTTATCTATTTGGCGAATCCATAAACGACGATGATTCCAATAAGCTCCTTGGACTACTCCAATCATAAAGATCGCTCCACCAACAGCTAAGATCCATAAAGTTAAATCTTTACGTACAGTCAACACAGAAATATTACGAGTCTCAATTCCTTTGAATTCCATTTTATACTCAGTTTCCCCAACGGGCTCGAGCGTTTGACGAATGGCAACGAAGCTAATTTCCCCTTCTGGATTCTCTGGAGAGATCATTTTAAAGAAAAAGGCAGGGTTGTTTGGATTAGGAGATTTTGTAATTGGTTCTCCTGATTCAGAAAATCCATCATAATCCGGGAAGTATCCAATCACTTCTACTTTATATCCATTTCCGAGATCATACACATCTTTAGGGTCTAACAGATCGATTTTGACCTTTCCGACTTCCTCTTGTGTCGCTTTATTCGTTAAGCCAAACTCCATCGATTTCAATTCATCTTTACTGAAACTATCTTGATAAAGAGCATAATGATCAAATTTAAACGGTTCATTTACACGGATTTCTTCTGATTCCACCTTCGTTAACTTTGGTTCTGCACCAGGTAGCCCTTGATTTTCATCTCGATAAAGAACCGCATTTGTTTGATACGTCTTAACTACACCATCTGTTTGATCGAGCGCGTCATCAAACACTTCAGGGTCTTTTTCTTTATCATAGTTTTCGATGATAAATTTTTCGTTTTTTAAGTAATATTCCCCATTCGTTCCTGGGATTTCCATAGTGTCCCCTTCACGAATAAACAAAGTTTCATCTACATACATGCCTTCCATCGAACGAAGCAGTGCACCGAATAGAAAAATAATAAGACCGACGTGATTGACGTAAGGACCCCAACGAGAAAATCGATTTTTTTCAGCTAATAAGCTGCCATCTTCTTCTCGAATTTTATAGCGCTTACTTGATAAGTTCGTTTTAACCTCATTCCACTCTTCTTCAGTCAGCTTCACTTCTTGCTTCGCGAACAAGCGTTGTTTATTCATAAATGAGACATGGCGAGCTACTCGTTGATTCTTCAACGCGCGATAAAGCGGGATCACACGGTCAAGACTACAAATCACGAGAGACACACCAATAGCTGCAATTAAAGTGTTAAACCAAGCGGAATTATATAAATCATAAAAGCCAAACATATAATATAATTTTCCCGCAAAGCCATAAACCTCTTCATAATATTGTTCTGGCGGTATGTTTTGAGGAATAAATAATTTTTGCGGAAAAATAGTTCCAATGGATGATGCAACAAGCGTTAAAACGATTAGCCAAACCCCTACTTTTACTGAAGAAAAGAAATTCCACACTTTGTCAACGATTGTTTTTTTATACGTTTGTGACCGACGGGCGCTACCTTCATAGCGCATATCGTGTAGCTTCTCTTGTTTCGCCTCTTCCGTTAGCGCCCTGCCACATGATTCACAAAGAATCGTTCCGTGAGGATTGACATGGCCACATTCACATTTAACCTTCTCCATTTCAAAACTCCTTAAAATTATGGTTTCACTTTTTCAAACAAAGCTCTCACCTGTTCTTCTTCTACGAGTCCACCAACAACGATTTCTTCGATTTCCCCTTCTGCATTAATCAAATAAGTAGCTGGAAGTCTACTCACCCCATACGCCTTTTCTACTTCTTTCGTTGTGTCGATCGCAATGGGAAAAGTTAAGCCATACTGCTTAGCAAAATTCTTCGTTTGTAATTCGGAGTCACCGACATTTACAGCCAGAACTTCTACCCCTTGATCCTTAAATTCTTTTGATACCGTTTCCATATGGGGCATTTCTTCTTTACATGGGGCACACCATGATCCCCAAAAATTAAGAAAAACGCCTTTTCCTTTATAATCAGACAGCTGGTGCTTCTCTCCTGAAATATCTGTTAACACAAAATCAGGTGCCTGATCCCCTACTTGCAAAGTGCCACGAGTCTCTTCCGTCAAACTCGTATAGATCGTGTAACCGACTGCAACGGCTAAAATGGCTAAAATGACGGAACGCATAATAAGCCTTTGTTTTCTTTTGTCCAAGAAGTTGTCCCTCCCGATGTAACATACAATTATTATCTGTTTAATATCTAACACTTAAAGATCGCACTTATCTCATTATACCATTTCCGTGTTTTTCCTAAAAAAATGGTTTTGAAGGATATGTGACAATTTCTTGTCAGCGTAACATCCCTGTTTCTGCTAAGGTACGCAGCTGCTTCACTTCATGAGCCGTTAACTCGCGAAGCTCCCCTGCATTCAACCCTTTT
Proteins encoded in this region:
- a CDS encoding ImmA/IrrE family metallo-endopeptidase produces the protein MAYSTLLEDYIFSLYQSIHINEPNQLDLKVIASRLGINIDYVNSSSKTLYAPQEALILIDRRLTVEKQWQDFGHELGHLLRHCGSQLTLPPPFIEMQEWQANNFMYHFCVPSFMLEKISFPWRKKEVIAVIAHTFNVDTEFALERLERWLRQRESLYFYRQMNEAQQNGL
- a CDS encoding ATP-binding protein, which gives rise to MKLWRSVVGKLWMTILLLVSFVLFFLTILQLQFFENYHAKEVEKELSDTAVKISKVISDHEDKQTGMQVAWDLVDEPVHLIIAENKERFHYSPDDDLSTVLEQSKVVNDPVLSQVFTENKKVQTELPIQGGSNSNRHENSIVIAVPLHMNDDENGAVIIYQSLEVIKETSEQTTRLILLAAGIAIVLTTIFAFFLSTRITAPLRKMREAATEVAKGKFDTKVPILTSDEIGALATSFNQMAKQLNYNIHALNQEKEQLASILSSMADGVITFNRDGTILITNPPAERFLQSWYYEMGNDHQNETMPTLLAELLKKAIETETEQIGELSLKDRSYVVIVSPLYNDKSVRGVVAVVRDMSEERRLDKLRKDFIANVSHELRTPIAMLQGYSEAIVDDIAGTEEEKKEIAKIIHEESLRMGRLVNELLDLARMEAGHINLELEEIELSSFIKRVANKFQGLAKDKQIELKLNIPDEDTYIDIDSDRIEQVLTNLIDNAIRHTQENGFVEVKLERKADGYEVHVQDSGVGISEEDLPFVFERFYKGDKARTRGQAGTGLGLSIAKNIITAHQGSIKVQSQLGEGTTFTFYLPRKK
- a CDS encoding PH domain-containing protein, whose amino-acid sequence is MGIYRSICYKVEDVFIKLLTKGQDPVAVKQKVTEFRTQKEALKLEKKKEAQAQSEERKKIQEAKRAEKERLAKEKAEQEHQATLALLSNFVAEEIHTYTDYEYRAVSKNPTFFKSVKDRVFEANEQGITFLECEYDKTKTKEYPGYLFVTNKRVWFVAKNMTMIDKFRYQTIYDVKWFKDGLMEKGLYIQYGKRRLEFDEIFDKDQMQRVANLILNLSSS
- a CDS encoding thermonuclease family protein, with translation MFNKKSKFFKPLAATILSVSLIGSSFTPFASSIANENIVAEAAAPKNAVTSKVTEVIDGDTIKVNFKGRTETVRMILVDTPETKDPKKCVQLYGPEASKFTKDSLLNKNVKLELGAQTRDKYGRILAYVYLNDKMFNKTLLEKGLARIAVYPPNTQYLDELKAAEATAKKKKVGIWSNKNATNGGCAPKPAPKPKPAPKPKPTPPKPKPQPKPKKFKNCTELRKVYPDGVPKGHPSYDPKMDRDKDGWACER
- a CDS encoding site-specific integrase is translated as MASIEQRGERSFRLKVELGYGADGKRIRRAKTVKIEDDSLLRKKKKLNDFLQAELYKFKAEVESGEYIAPEKTLFIDFAHEWEEKKGKKTLGIKTLEERLILLKNHINPYFKNQRIDHVNPMHIVTFYDFLSKDGARKDGKPGGLSPNTIYEIDKVLRSIFGTAKEWRVIKDNPMEGVKRPKLAKTEMAFLDQEQASQLIIWLNENLDPVWKMIFLTALIGGLRRGEVVPLELSDIVWERNALSINKSVVTIRGETLLKETKTGRTDELIMPTWYMNELKKYVHEWKKQKIMIGDKWEEKEKQYLFHSGTGKRYHPQTISQKWRKIRKQHGFNIRLHDLRHTMVTLLIEEGVNMRIIQERARHSSSRVTNDIYGHVSKRAAESAADKFDRFSPENLSKTSFGTQSGPN
- a CDS encoding YHYH domain-containing protein → MKKKVAILMPILTFSIATSSLAHPGNTDGNGGHYCRTNCAKWGLADGEYHYHNGGGGSSNDSSSNGGGSSSSPSNEPSPAEIAAQKEATDRANGEKEGYDSGYADGYAAASKSAQGSGTDSYNEGYKTEYEKGYTEGEEKLKAEKITAQKEGSALGQKTDTLSVPDKYIENAALKDAFTAAFNKAVKDRDEVAIAKYTDMGYEDGLQDMRQTLDNMKESYHQAYEDGFKKGLAEFKNKYVQQGYNAAFTTLKYQAPNIDDEKYIAWYKEGFESNKEVLKIQEAAFELGNSGEEYALPEKYEHAEVVFKHYYDKGLEQHEKESAQAAAGLGFIGLAWFARRFYVAKKSIG
- a CDS encoding TerB family tellurite resistance protein; translated protein: MGLFDMFKGDDTKNDNGMNPHFAFATSLLYMMGSDGEFDNEELGQLLAVLGGNSKGGTVYIGGNNNDLMDKAVKYIRKNTIDQFLNEAAPVLTDAQKMCILTNLVDSSLADGEAEREEQEMFGKFLHAFGISEERFKPFFEVIVLKNDRAVFLDQNHPKNKEGFQVELSVK
- a CDS encoding response regulator transcription factor; its protein translation is MKVIKKKALFLYDWEDATLEHELKILVVDDEERIRRLLRMYLERENYVIDEAEDGEMALEMALNEEYDCILLDLMMPGKDGIEVCRELREKKATPVIMLTAKGEEANRVQGFEVGTDDYIVKPFSPREVVLRVKALLRRSSPTTYLQTDTKSKDLIVYPHLTIDNDAHRVTADGEEVNLTPKEYELLYFLAKAPDKVFDREHLLKEVWHYEFFGDLRTVDTHVKRLREKLNKVSEKAAKMIVTVWGVGYKFEVVNE